The DNA region GATTCGAGGTGGGTACGTTCCAGTAATGCTGccgttgtgattctgtgtgattgtttatcagaccacaataaacatgtttgccTTATATGAGCATGTTTAATTTATCACATTTAAACAGATTAATGTAATGCAGTTGGTCGAGAGGCCTAGATTTCAATGCAGGATCGCAATGCTTCCTACTGACCCGTCAACAAGGAGACAGATGCCCATTGTTTTTCTTCACTAGGATCATACGAACACCAGAACCGTTATTTTACCCATGAGCCTTAATGGCTCTGGGCGAGCTAAAGCTCCTGGGCTGCTATAGTGCCCCCACCCAGGAGGTTGTGTGTCCCCACAATTCTTACAACAATCAATTCTAAACTGTGATTACTGATTAACACAGTAAAGAACCAAATGCAGTCACTATGTCACAACATAGTTCTTAAGTTGTGGTGGCAGTCTTTGGGCCCAGGTCGGCTTTCCTTGTGCTAGGCTCATGATTACTGTAAGTTCACCATTGTCCCTGTGTCCCCGAGGATGAGGGAGGACCTGTCTCCTTCACTTCATGCAGCAGGGCCCAGCAGGTAAGGAGTCTGTTTGTATGTAGCACCACCCTCCAACCATAAGTCACTGAAATGTGGCTGGCGCGTTGCATAGTCCAAAAGGGTATAATTGTAAATTTGTCCCTGTTCTATGGTAAAAGCAGTCTTAGTTCGGTCCTTTCTCACCAGTTCGACCTGCCAGTAGCCGCGCCGCAAGTCCATGAAGCTGCAGTAATCCACTGTGACCCAGCGACATAGTCCAAAGCATCATCAGGGGAGTCTTTTCCTGTGTCTACCAATGCACTGCAGGGATAGCCACCGATGCTGCACTCCACAAAAAAATCCTTGTGAACAGGGTTATCCTGGCTGGGTTGTCTGTTGATGGCTTTTGCGTCCTCCACTCCACCAACCACCAACACCAATGCGTGATCGAGTGatacccgctccaagcggggaacTAACTGCTCTCACAGAGCTTAAGACTATGCTCACTACAAAGCAAGGAACTACTGGCACTATGGCCcacgtgcacatgcacacagctgCAACCTTGTCACGCTACTAAATCGCTGGGTTTGCTTAAAGTTAACCATTTatgactgtactgtatatccTGTAAAAAAAATGAGGAGAAACATGTTATCTTATTCGATTCATGTGAACTGATGCCTAATGAAGGATGATCAGGTTTAGAACTTTTGTCATTTGAGAAAAAATTATGAGCTTTTTTTGTCTAGTTTATGTCTAGTCTCAAATCTGCCAGCTCCACACACAATTCTCCTGCCTTATACAAGAACCATCTAATTCTGACTCACCACATCCATCTACTTCTGACTCGCTTACTGCAGTTTATTAATGACAGTGGCAAAAATTTTAAACATATATTCAAATCTTTACATCAAACTTgtgctacatactgtaggtttATATTTGAATTATTGTTTGGTCACAGATGTGAAAAACTAAATCTTAAATTAGAAGAAACGACTAGTTATACATTATGTAAGTACAGTACTAAGATTATCATTAATTATCATTTaagaaaaatgtattatatttcTATCTGTTCAGATTTTTCCAATGACatgtctctttgtgttttttactgGTTGAATCAATATAATGTAACATTTAGGTGCAAAAATGCAAATTAACAAACCAAACGCTGAAGCCAAAATTGCAAATgtttcagcagctacagtgaacTTTCCTGGAGAGCTGATGTAGACTGGAATGAAGGTGATCCAGACAGCGCAGAATATAAGCATACTAAATGTGATGCACTTTGCCTCATTAAAGTTATTAGGCAACTTTCTAGCTAGAAACGCCAAAATTAAACATGTTATTGCCAGGAGTCCTATGTAGCCCAGCACTGCGTAGAAAGCTGCCTCAGACCCTGGGTTACATTCTAAAACAATCTTTGTATTGCTGTATCTGAAAACCATGTCGGGGAAAGGTGGGTTCAGTCTAAGCCACAATACACAGATGATTATCTGGATCACAGTGCAGAAGCAAACGATGATCCTTTGCTGTGAGGGACCAAACCTGGTTGCAGCATTGTTGCCTGGAAATGTGGCTTTGAAAGCTGTGACAACAACAATAGTTTTTCCCAAGACACTGGAAATACAAAGGGCAAAGGTCACACCAAACGCTGTGTGACGTAGCATGCATGTCCAGACCGTAGGTCTGCCAATGAAAgtgagaggacagagaaaacacagcaagagagagaacaacaaataacagctcagctcagagttgctGGCCTTAATCACAGGAGTTTCTCTGTAGCGGATATAGACCATCAACGTGGCCAGTGACAGAGAGGCTCCTAGCAGAGATACCACTGTGACTGCTATTCCTATGGGCTCCTGGTATGTCAGGAACTCAATGGTTTTAGGAATACACTCATCCTTCCTCTTATTAGACCAGTATTCCTGTGGACAGGGGGAGCACTCTGCTGCACCTGatgaagagaaacacaaaattGTCGTTAAGAATCTGGAAgaatttaaatgaaacacaaagatTGAGTTTTACTTCTTGTTTATGAATGTCTGTTAAATCTGTCCACTATATGTTGTGTTTAGTCCTCTCATTGGACCAGTATTCCTTTGGACAAGGTTAGCACTCTGCTGCACCTGATAAGGAAAAATTATACAATTCTAAACTTCTAAATCTAGAAGTTACATGTGcagaaaatgcaaatgcattgtTAAGACAACACAGGAATAACTATGGTTGAAGAAACTTCAAAATTGTAAAGCAGCTTTAGCAAGAGCGCTTCTGGTTTATGTTGCACCAAATATGTGCAAGACCTAAGCGTGATATTAAATAGTAATACATACTATGTTACCTGTTAAATTGGCAGTAGTTCCATCAGCACATGGCATACAGTCAAAACAACAGGTGGGCTTTCCCTTTATTTGAGCTTTCCTGGTTCCTACTGGACAAACGTCGGAGCAAAATGATGTTGgaacctgaaagaaaaaaaaaacaacagctgcaaTCACAGTCACCAGAAAAAAAGTTTACCAGGTGAAAAGAGACTTTGGTGGTACCACTTTGCCTCTGCTCCATAAAATCTCTTCCTCTTGGATAGTCAGCTCATAAGCACCATTCACATCAGAGGAAAAATTTCCCAGTGTAACATGGTGCACTTCCCCATTGATTAGCTGCCAGTTAATCAGGTCATAATAAGCTGGTGGGTTACCACTCTCATCAAAAAAGACATTATCTCCAAACTGATTCCTGAAATTGACCCGCTGCAAGTGATCAGTGACCTGAGAAAgaattactttttaaaaaaaaaacactttctatACAGGCACAGTTATAGAAAACATGTATTCTGATTCAATGTGGGTTTCATTTGCAGTGACTCACCTGTTTAGACTGAATTTCTGATATGTTCAAGCATGGACTAACTGTCTTTTGTCCAGCTGACTGGCAAAATACCAGCTGGTGTAGAGCATGTGCAACAGAATAAATAGCTTTATACACATTATAGCCCACTCTTAGGTCTGTTACATTAAAAAACATGTGCTGTGAGTTTATTATTGTGTCATTGTCTgcacatattttatttgtgtttccagTTTCTATGTGCTTCCCGGGTAAAACAGGTGTACAGCCCACCACAGTCTCCCAAAAATCCTTTAGAAATGCTGAACTTGGATTCTTATATGGATTAATGCTCATAAGAAATGATTGTAGATTTGGAATAGTCATTCTCTTGGCCACAAATCCAAGAGTTCCCCCAAATGTTTGGAACATTTCTGGTGTGGAAGGTCGAGGTGCTGTTATCCATGCCTCACTTGCAATCCACTGAATCCCTGATATGTTTTGCTTCACTATCTCCTTCATCAGAGGGTAAAAGTCACCCTCAGGAACAAACGCCAGAATGACTTTAACAGTTGAATGTTTGATCATTTCCGTGACATCCAGAATTTTTTTCATCGTGTACGTACGTAATATTGTACCAATGAATGCAATGCAAACCCCAAACTTTTTAACTTcttcactgaatgcttggactCCACCCCGACCATAGTCATTGTCTGACTGTATGACTCCAATCCACTGCCAGCCAAATTTTTTAACCAGTGCAGCCAAAGCTTTCGCCTGGAAAAAGTCACTTGGGATTGTACGAAAATAGGTCGGATATTTGATTCTGTCACTGAGGCAGGCACAGGATGAAAAATAACTTATCtattgaaaagaaaagcagtCTCACAAAATACTCTACAGGAATTAACCAAAAACACTATTGTGACTAGAACATTCATTAATACTCTAAAACATGACTTTTCAAATTCAATTTCTTACTACTGGCAGTTGAAATGGTCCAAGAGCTCCAGCCACAGCTATAGACTGGGATGACTCTGCCTCTGCTATGAGGGCAGAAATAGCTGGAGGACAAGGGGAAGTTGAGTTGAGGTCCTCTAGTCCACTGGCCAGAGTCAGAGAAGCACGTAAAGCACTAATAGGAGTTGCACAAGAGCTAAGGATCCTGTAACCAAGGGATACGTTTGGAAGGAGAACAGGGTCTTTGTTGATTTCCTCAATAAAGAATATCATTTCCTGGCTCCATCTAAAAGCTCTCCAGTCAAATCTAAAATGAAGAACAGTGAATGATTCAAGCACTTTAAAGGTCACTCACTATaagacatcaaaacaaaagtaatATCAGTAAAACCCAGATGATCATGTATattttaaacatacagtaacattctGCGATTGTGTAAAAGGAGAGGATCGTGAAGGAAAAGTCAGAGGTATTAGATCTTACCCTGCACATTCCATGTCAGGTGGCTTCTTCTCAAATGCAAAGGTGCTGTTTACTTCTCTGTTGTAAATCGGGAATATCCCTCCAATCATTATGTCTCCATGCTTTAACACACTTGAAATATTAAATGAGCTAAGCAATTCACAGCCGCAAACTGTGTTCAAGCATAGAACTGACAGACATAAGAGACTATTGTAATGTTCCGAAGGTTTGCTCCTCATTTTCTAAAAGAGACAAGGACACAGCTCTTATACAGCTCTGCCAGTGGAGGTAGATGTGTCCTTTCCCTAAAAGGATTATTTATTTCCCACAGGGCGACACAATGTTAGTCTGGTAAGTTTACTCAACTGGGAAAAGTGACAGCTGCAGTGTATCCAAAGGGTATGTGTAATATATTAGtgcaaattaaataatttaagcCCTTGAGATGTTGCACAACAGTAAAAGAATCagcacatatacacatatatacatgaATGACGATAACAAATGCATCATTATGTACAAATATGCTCCTATTGAAATGTTGGGGTTCTGGGGAAATAATAAGCTGTTGTTAACACCCAATGTCTTGCTTTATACTTTATAATGATTCAACTATAAATGACCTAGAACAACAGAGAAAGCTAGTTGGGCCATTACACCAGTGTTACTGGGCAGTGGCGGTTTTAGGCATGGTTGTATGGGGCAGCTGCCTGGGATGCCATCTTCTGGGGGGTGCcactccaagccttcagaaaaaaacatgcatgtATATGCGTCCAGGGGGAGAAGGGTGCAAAATCATGATCTTGCCTAGACCACCAAAATCATAGTCGTGATTGCGCACCAGAGGGGCGGGGGTGCCCATAGTCCCAGTCACGCACAGAGGGCATAaagggcgcaaaatcatgatctcgccCAGGGCACCAAATTGGCCAGGACCACCGCTGTTACTAGGGTTTTTTCACATGCCATATGCTTCGATTGTGACTGTGGTGCCACTGTCGATAGGAGACAGTGTGTATATGCCCCATATATTTGGCCTGTGCTAAAATCGgtatagaaaatataaaaagctTTGTGATTGGTTGCTTTGAAACTGTACAGTGCAGTTACATATACAGTTGCATATTCATCCTACACACTTACATTACATAACATTACAGTAAAGAAAACTTTTCTTTAAACATAGAATTCCATGTAAGCTTGCTTTTTACACATACTATGACTAAGAAAGTATACTTCTTAAATTTTTACACATGACATATTTTTTGGTATTTTTCTCTGGTTTGATCAATATAATGTAACATTTAGGtgtaaaaatgcaaattaaTAAGCCAAATGCTGAAGCCAAAATTGCAAATgtttcagcagctacagtgaacTTTCCTGGAGAGCTGATGTAGGCTGGGATGAAGGCGAtccacacagcacagaaaaTCAGCATACTGAACGTGATGAACTTAGCCTCATTAAAGTTATCAGGCAACTTTCTAGCAAGAAATGCCAGAACTGAACATGTTATTGCCAGGAGTCCTATGTAGCCCAGCACTGCGTAGAAAGCTGCCTCAGAGCCTAGGTTACATTCTAAAATAATCTTCTTATTGCTGTATCTAAAAACCATGTCTGGGAAAGGTGGGTTCAGTCTAAGCCACAATACGCAGGTGATTATCTGGATCACAGTGCAGGAGCAAACGATGATCCTTTGCTGTGAGGGACCAAACTTAGTCGCAGCTTTGTTGCCTGGACATGTGGCTTTAAAAGCTGCGACGACAACAAATGTTTTTCCCAAGACACTGGAAATACAAAGGGCAAAGGTCACACCAAACGCTGTGTGGCGTAGCATGCATGTCCAGACTGTTGGTCTGCCAATAAAAgtgagaggacagagaaaacacagcaagagagagaacaagaggaaacagctcagctcagagttgctGGCCTTAATCACAGGAGTTTCTCTGTAGCGGATATAAACCATCAATGTGGCCACTGACAGAGAAGCTCCAAGCAGAGATACCACTGTGACTGCTATTCCTATGGGCTCCTGGTATGTCAGGAACTCAATGGTTTTAGGAATACACTTATCCTTCCTCTCATTGGACCAGTATTCCTGTGGACAGGGTGAGCACTCTGCTGCACCTGATGAGGATAAACAGAAAGAGGGAGTGTTGCTTTATAGATATTCAGAAtgacacaaagagaaaaataagtaaaagaataaaaatatacatatacacatataaatatatCTTCTCAATCTTcttgtgctccttcttcctgatgttctacagttctcttgtttgtccacaACTACTACAGTATGTCAGGTTTGTTTGTTGTAATGCTATAGAATATACTATATGTTGTGTTCAGTACTGAACGTCAAACTCGGTTTTAATGCAGGTTTGTGTTACCTGTTGAATTAGTTATGGTTCCTTCAACACACGCgacacagtcaaaacaacaggTTGGTTTTCCTTTAATTTGAGCTTTTCTGGTTCCTACTGGACAAAAATTTGAACAAAAGGATGTTGGaacctgaaaaaaaatgtaagttTAAAAATAATTCAGTGCGATCAAAgcttttattatataaattaaactTAGTCTATAACTTTGAAGACCAGGTCTTCATAATCACATACCATTTTCCCATTCCACCAGGCAATCTCATCCACCTGGATGCTAAGCTTATAAACACCATTAGCAACAGAGGCATAATGACCTACTGTGACATGCTGCACCTTCCCGTTATTGAGCTGCCAGTTAATCAGGTCATAATAAGCTGGGGGGTTACCATTTTCATCAAAGAAGACGTCATCTCCAAACTGATTTGTGAAATGTACCTTTTGTAGCTGCTCAGCA from Betta splendens chromosome 13, fBetSpl5.4, whole genome shotgun sequence includes:
- the LOC114868531 gene encoding vomeronasal type-2 receptor 1-like, encoding MIGGIFPIYNREVNSTFAFEKKPPDMECAGFDWRAFRWSQEMIFFIEEINKDPVLLPNVSLGYRILSSCATPISALRASLTLASGLEDLNSTSPCPPAISALIAEAESSQSIAVAGALGPFQLPISYFSSCACLSDRIKYPTYFRTIPSDFFQAKALAALVKKFGWQWIGVIQSDNDYGRGGVQAFSEEVKKFGVCIAFIGTILRTYTMKKILDVTEMIKHSTVKVILAFVPEGDFYPLMKEIVKQNISGIQWIASEAWITAPRPSTPEMFQTFGGTLGFVAKRMTIPNLQSFLMSINPYKNPSSAFLKDFWETVVTDHLQRVNFRNQFGDNVFFDESGNPPAYYDLINWQLINGEVPTSFCSDVCPVGTRKAQIKGKPTCCFDCMPCADGTTANLTAECSPCPQEYWSNKRKDECIPKTIEFLTYQEPIGIAVTVVSLLGASLSLATLMVYIRYRETPVIKASNSELSCYLLFSLLLCFLCPLTFIGRPTVWTCMLRHTAFGVTFALCISSVLGKTIVVVTAFKATFPGNNAATRFGPSQQRIIVCFCTVIQIIICVLWLRLNPPFPDMVFRYSNTKIVLECNPGSEAAFYAVLGYIGLLAITCLILAFLARKLPNNFNEAKCITFSMLIFCAVWITFIPVYISSPGKFTVAAETFAILASAFGLLICIFAPKCYIILIQPVKNTKRHVIGKI